A DNA window from Acropora palmata chromosome 12, jaAcrPala1.3, whole genome shotgun sequence contains the following coding sequences:
- the LOC141860177 gene encoding uncharacterized protein LOC141860177 isoform X1, which translates to MAVSKAVLSMIRVLAIFHIVVGALLIIFGIADGVTAVLGHEYMFVAGYGFYGVWIGIWMCIAGGLGIPGSTSERTPSRNCFAGVFMGFSITSAVLGGIIIIAYSVTIASASYSRYYYVYNYRYGQYGYNRYRTYQYQRYSYDAKMGLAAVILILGLIEFGTGIWVSICLCMMKPCCSGSQQQTAALPGSTAGYPVAQAVGGGSVAVPMQASGVTFQTQAFYGYPQAGQTSIGGPVPFQAVASQPQHVVATSSGGDFPPQYTEKS; encoded by the exons ATGGCGGTGTCCAAGGCAGTGTTATCGATGATCAGAGTTCTCGCCATTTTTCATATCGTTGTTGGTGCTTTGTTGATTATCTTCGGCATAGCTGACGGTGTGACAGCAGTGCTCGGCCACGAATACATGTTTGTAGCTGGTTACGGGTTCTATGGGGTTTGGATTGGTATTTGG atgtGCATTGCAGGTGGCTTAGGTATTCCTGGCAGTACTTCAGAAAGAACTCCCTCTCGCAACTGCTTT GCTGGTGTATTCATGGGGTTCTCCATCACATCTGCCGTGTTGGGCGGAATAATCATCATTGCCTACAGTGTAACAATTGCAAGTGCAAGCTATTCTCGGTATTATTATGTTTATAATTATCGTTATGGTCAATATGGTTATAATAGATATCGAACGTACCAATATCAAAGGTACTCATACGATGCCAAAATGGGACTTGCTGCTGTGATCTTGATTCTTGGCCTCATCGAGTTTGGTACCGGTATCTGGGTGTCCATTTGTCTTTGCATGATGAAACCTTGCTGCTCAGGTTCCCAG CAGCAAACAGCGGCTCTTCCTGGTAGCACTGCTGGTTATCCTGTGGCTCAAGCTGTGGGTGGTGGCTCTGTTGCCGTTCCAATGCAAGCATCTGGTGTCACATTTCAGACCCAGGCTTTCTACGGCTATCCACAGGCTGGACAAACTAGTATTGGTGGTCCTGTGCCTTTTCAGGCAGTTGCCAGTCAGCCACAGCATGTAGTGGCTACTTCATCTGGCGGAGATTTTCCACCACAATATACTGAGAAGTCATGA
- the LOC141860177 gene encoding uncharacterized protein LOC141860177 isoform X2: MAVSKAVLSMIRVLAIFHIVVGALLIIFGIADGVTAVLGHEYMFVAGYGFYGVWIGIWMCIAGGLGIPGSTSERTPSRNCFAGVFMGFSITSAVLGGIIIIAYSVTIASASYSRYYYVYNYRYGQYGYNRYRTYQYQRYSYDAKMGLAAVILILGLIEFGTGIWVSICLCMMKPCCSGSQQTAALPGSTAGYPVAQAVGGGSVAVPMQASGVTFQTQAFYGYPQAGQTSIGGPVPFQAVASQPQHVVATSSGGDFPPQYTEKS; encoded by the exons ATGGCGGTGTCCAAGGCAGTGTTATCGATGATCAGAGTTCTCGCCATTTTTCATATCGTTGTTGGTGCTTTGTTGATTATCTTCGGCATAGCTGACGGTGTGACAGCAGTGCTCGGCCACGAATACATGTTTGTAGCTGGTTACGGGTTCTATGGGGTTTGGATTGGTATTTGG atgtGCATTGCAGGTGGCTTAGGTATTCCTGGCAGTACTTCAGAAAGAACTCCCTCTCGCAACTGCTTT GCTGGTGTATTCATGGGGTTCTCCATCACATCTGCCGTGTTGGGCGGAATAATCATCATTGCCTACAGTGTAACAATTGCAAGTGCAAGCTATTCTCGGTATTATTATGTTTATAATTATCGTTATGGTCAATATGGTTATAATAGATATCGAACGTACCAATATCAAAGGTACTCATACGATGCCAAAATGGGACTTGCTGCTGTGATCTTGATTCTTGGCCTCATCGAGTTTGGTACCGGTATCTGGGTGTCCATTTGTCTTTGCATGATGAAACCTTGCTGCTCAGGTTCCCAG CAAACAGCGGCTCTTCCTGGTAGCACTGCTGGTTATCCTGTGGCTCAAGCTGTGGGTGGTGGCTCTGTTGCCGTTCCAATGCAAGCATCTGGTGTCACATTTCAGACCCAGGCTTTCTACGGCTATCCACAGGCTGGACAAACTAGTATTGGTGGTCCTGTGCCTTTTCAGGCAGTTGCCAGTCAGCCACAGCATGTAGTGGCTACTTCATCTGGCGGAGATTTTCCACCACAATATACTGAGAAGTCATGA
- the LOC141860175 gene encoding uncharacterized protein LOC141860175, with protein MVVSNTVVSMVRVLAITHIVVGALLIIFGIADGVTAVRGRDRLFLAGYSFYGVWIGIWMCIAGALGIPGSTAQRTPTRNCFAGVFMGFSITSAVLGGIIIIAYSVTIAYANYRRYYYDYYGYYGYARSYRYQRYSYSAKMGLAAVILILGIVEFATGIWVSICLCVMKPCCTVSEQPTVVFHGSTPGYAVAQGVDGVAVAVPLQASGAPGQTQPFYGYPQAGQTTIGGPVPLQAVANQSPIVVTTSSGRGLPPQYTEKSHQVPLQEEI; from the exons ATGGTGGTGTCGAATACTGTGGTCTCGATGGTCAGAGTTCTCGCCATTACACATATTGTTGTTGGTGCTTTGTTGATTATCTTTGGCATAGCTGACGGTGTGACAGCAGTACGCGGCAGGGATCGTTTGTTCTTAGCTGGTTACAGCTTCTATGGAGTTTGGATAGGTATATGG ATGTGCATTGCAGGTGCCCTAGGCATTCCAGGCAGTACTGCACAAAGAACTCCCACTCGCAACTGCTTT GCTGGTGTATTCATGGGGTTTTCCATCACATCTGCCGTGTTGGGCGGAATAATCATCATTGCCTACAGTGTAACAATTGCATATGCAAACTACAGGCGAtactattatgattattatggTTATTATGGTTATGCTAGATCGTACAGATATCAAAGGTACTCATACAGTGCCAAAATGGGACTTGCCGCTGTGATCTTGATTCTTGGCATCGTCGAGTTTGCCACTGGTATCTGGGTGTCCATTTGTCTTTGCGTGATGAAACCTTGCTGCACAGTTTCCGAG CAGCCAACAGTGGTTTTTCATGGTAGTACCCCTGGTTATGCTGTGGCTCAAGGTGTGGATGGTGTCGCTGTTGCTGTTCCACTGCAAGCATCTGGTGCTCCAGGTCAGACCCAGCCTTTCTATGGCTATCCACAGGCTGGACAAACAACTATTGGTGGTCCTGTGCCTTTGCAAGCAGTTGCTAATCAGTCGCCCATTGTAGTGACCACTTCATCTGGCAGAGGTCTTCCACCACAATATACTGAGAAGTCTCACCAAGTTCCACTGCAAGAAGAGATTTGA